The following proteins are encoded in a genomic region of Hydra vulgaris chromosome 05, alternate assembly HydraT2T_AEP:
- the LOC136080634 gene encoding uncharacterized protein LOC136080634 isoform X2 yields MFYIVHFLNDNTVEYVPKEWLNGNSECMWPKCSMTSLKGMRRKRQIPNKDWERYKIRILSTADCEERALEKLKISEETSDLASEYEGNSCRRKTTSKRLSPSLFASQIHGNMSSEDDSDFNMPTSLQQAVISTSTPGSQPLLPIPHHANVFREMQHQGKSSQSFVSLLNDPDEINLPSEFLPIPYTKNSTNTLTPITQSIEYR; encoded by the exons atgttttatattgttcATTTCCTTAACGACAATACTGTGGAGTATGTTCCAAAGGAATGGCTTAATGGAAACAGCGAGTGTATGTGGCCAAAATGTAGCATGACTTCATTAAAAGGAATGCGCCGGAAGAGACAGATTCCCAATAAAGATTGGGAAAGATACAAAATACGAATTTTATCTACTGCAG ACTGTGAGGAAAGAGcattagaaaagttaaaaatatctgAAGAAACAAGTGATCTTGCTTCAGAATATGAAGGTAATTCATGTCGTAGGAAAACAACATCAAAACGATTATCCCCTTCATTATTTGCTTCTCAAATTCATGGCAATATGTCTAGTGAAGATGATTCTGATTTCAACATGCCTACATCTCTTCAGCAGGCTGTCATTTCT acatCAACACCAGGTAGCCAACCATTACTGCCAATACCACATCATGCT AATGTTTTTCGAGAGATGCAACACCAAGGAAAATCTAGTCAAAGCTTTGTGTCATTACTAAATGATcctgatgaaataaatttaccttca GAGTTCTTGCCAATCCCATACACCAAAAATTCCACTAACACCCTTACACCAATCACACAGTCAATTGAATACCgatga
- the LOC136080634 gene encoding uncharacterized protein LOC136080634 isoform X1: MFYIVHFLNDNTVEYVPKEWLNGNSECMWPKCSMTSLKGMRRKRQIPNKDWERYKIRILSTADCEERALEKLKISEETSDLASEYEGNSCRRKTTSKRLSPSLFASQIHGNMSSEDDSDFNMPTSLQQAVISTSTPGSQPLLPIPHHANVFREMQHQGKSSQSFVSLLNDPDEINLPSLYQEFLPIPYTKNSTNTLTPITQSIEYR; encoded by the exons atgttttatattgttcATTTCCTTAACGACAATACTGTGGAGTATGTTCCAAAGGAATGGCTTAATGGAAACAGCGAGTGTATGTGGCCAAAATGTAGCATGACTTCATTAAAAGGAATGCGCCGGAAGAGACAGATTCCCAATAAAGATTGGGAAAGATACAAAATACGAATTTTATCTACTGCAG ACTGTGAGGAAAGAGcattagaaaagttaaaaatatctgAAGAAACAAGTGATCTTGCTTCAGAATATGAAGGTAATTCATGTCGTAGGAAAACAACATCAAAACGATTATCCCCTTCATTATTTGCTTCTCAAATTCATGGCAATATGTCTAGTGAAGATGATTCTGATTTCAACATGCCTACATCTCTTCAGCAGGCTGTCATTTCT acatCAACACCAGGTAGCCAACCATTACTGCCAATACCACATCATGCT AATGTTTTTCGAGAGATGCAACACCAAGGAAAATCTAGTCAAAGCTTTGTGTCATTACTAAATGATcctgatgaaataaatttaccttca TTATATCAGGAGTTCTTGCCAATCCCATACACCAAAAATTCCACTAACACCCTTACACCAATCACACAGTCAATTGAATACCgatga